From Desulfovibrio sp., the proteins below share one genomic window:
- a CDS encoding pirin, with translation MPTKKMALWCYVNTEEHAIISANAERAGLSRSTYIKRVCLGQPTPSLEKQHARRDLLKVNADLGRLGGLFKLCLTDNAASTQALHSEVRHMLKQIEARQRELKAAIARI, from the coding sequence ATGCCTACCAAGAAAATGGCACTATGGTGCTACGTCAACACTGAGGAGCACGCCATTATCTCCGCCAACGCGGAGAGGGCTGGCCTGTCCAGGTCCACCTACATAAAGCGTGTCTGCCTGGGACAGCCTACGCCAAGCCTTGAAAAGCAGCACGCCAGGCGGGACCTGCTCAAGGTCAATGCCGACCTCGGGAGGCTTGGTGGCCTCTTCAAGCTGTGCCTAACGGATAATGCGGCTTCAACTCAGGCATTGCACTCGGAGGTGCGGCATATGCTCAAACAAATTGAGGCCCGGCAACGCGAGTTGAAGGCTGCCATCGCCCGTATTTGA